Sequence from the Carassius auratus strain Wakin chromosome 32, ASM336829v1, whole genome shotgun sequence genome:
CAGAGGCGATTCCAGGATTTAAAAAATGGGGGGACCAAGAGAACTAGTGAAAATTAAACTGGAATTAAGTAATTTAGAAAATAAGCACgatttcaaaaatatttgaaatgcccAGTGCCTTAATATAGACACCACACAGTTTTGTtctaatacataaaaataaaataaattctgtttaaaaaaccAAGTACATATGCATGATTATTTTTACAGAGAGCcaacatttctgtatttaaaatcCCCTTTCTTAtcaattttgatgttttattaaaattttctgagatTTTGAATTTGGGGGTTTCATAAGCCATAATCAAAATTACAACAAATAAAGGCTTGAAATCTTTTTGCATGTAATCACTTTGCATGTAATGAGTCTATATAATAAAtaagtttcaaatattaaaagGTCAAATATgtaggaattttgtaataaaatattccCAAATCACTTGAACAGTGTTATATTTCCTGCacttgtgtacttacaatatccCAAAAGTCCCcagagattttttatttcagataaattttaaattaaataattgtccGTCCCAGATATTTTCTTCACTTGTCGCCCGTCACTGACGTAATATCCGCGTTCTCCCTGGTTTCCGCCGTATtcacttgttaagtctgacgtgacgtagcagcgcttccgtgtccaaacgctctatcagttaccacgagaaaacaacaaaaggtgctaatataaactcacaatgtgatagaatacgaGGGAAAAAAgttaatcttaacctttaactccataccaaagtcccagatagccagacaatgaaaatataaatataaaaaatatatataaaaattatttgtgtttgggatactgtgagcatggagactgtagtgtataccgtaagtttgaaagcgtttagcttaaattattaatatgaaaaaatagTGCTCAAAAAcagctgctgaggtcgtattctcaagttgaggcttggacccggaaacagcgcttcttacgtcatcacttaacaacagGATAGTAACCAGAGGCCTCTGATTGTAACCAAGGTGACAGACGTGGACAACTGTAGTTCGAAATGTCTATCTGCACGCTTGTTGTTTCGTTCAAACATTATGGACCATGGCAAGCAGACtttggattaaaaaaacaaaaaaactaaaacgtgGATCAACATCAGCGCGGTGTTTGAGATCTCTACGTCCGAGACGAACTTCTACTTGACACTGCTCTTAAATGTACTTTATTAGACAGGTAAGAAAATGTACATAAAACTAATCAATGTTATATAGTTTACAAGATGAAATGTTAGTATAGGATCTGTATGTAATTGTAATGTTGAAATTACTGCTAGTCTCATACAGACAAACGAAGTTTGATCGTGTACTGGTTTGACCAAGTGAAACAGCGCTGCAAGTTTCATTCGTCTAATAAACTGACCTGTGAATAGTAATTCAACACTTCCATCTATTTCGGTAGAATTGTCAATATTCCTTTATATTCCAGGACTCGTGTCGCATGTGTCTTGTAAGAGGTTAGCAACCCCTAGCGGCGAAGAAATTTACATATTGGACCTTAGTTAAATTCCTTAAATTCCTAAAATGAATAAACTTTTCCACTATTCTaatttgagaagcacctgtataaacatgaaaaatgcaGTTACCTTTTACCACAGAGTAATGAACGGTATCCTGGAAGGCTTTTTTCTCACTGCGACCCCGCCCCTTCATGTTGAAAGCAGCCATTAGGCTGTTGGTGAAAAGCCTGAGAAAACATGCAGAAAATCATAGTGAGGTCAACGCCTACATTCTACAAATATTCCTTTCTGCTTGCATTATTCCTAATGAATCATCACTTTCTGCATTTATGCTTTTCTACGTGCTAAGAGGAGGGCAAACAGAGCAGACAAGGAGTAAAAATTTaactaaagtgaaaaaaaagtgaagtgacattcagccaagtatggtgacccatactcagaattcgtgctctgcatttaacccatccgaagtgcacacacacagagcagtgaacacacacacacactgtgaacacacagccggagcagtgtgcatcatttatgctgcggcgcccagggaatgccttgctcaagggtgcctaagtcgtggtattgaaggtggagagagaaatgtacatgcactccccccacccacaattcctgccggaccgagactagaactcacaaccttttgattgggagTACGGGGGGTTGCGAGTTCGAGTCTCGGTCCGGAGCTAATTAACTGCataataatttactgtaattaaCTGCATAATTACATTCTATATTCTGAGCATGTGAAAGTTGTTTAATACGTGTCCATTACTTTATGGACGCAGTCTTTGTTATTCCTCCCTCCCACCTTTGAGAGCTTGGACACCTGTACATGACACATGAAAAGCCACTCAATACATTATGAATAAACCAATGGTGTTGTAAATATAGTTTGTAAATAACAATCTGATTGTTGCCAGATTGAGCTTAAATGGGAACTACTCATGTTGACTCATCCATACAATAACATCCTATAAAGCTGTGTGCATGGTAAAAGATGCtgcaaaaagcatattttttgcACATTATAGATAATTTAGACTTTTTGGAGACTTGGAAGTCTAGTCTTATTGACAGAGTTTAGTCCAATTTCTGTAGAAATCATACCCTTTGTTCCCAGAGGTTGCGTTCCTTGAGACGTGCCTCTTCTTCTGCAAAATCTTCAAAGGTTTCTAGCCTAGCAACATGGACAGCAGAATTCAGTAGCTCATAGTGCCTTCCGACTCTTTTTATCTCATCAAGAATTTCTACAAGCTTTCCAAGCACTGACTTCTGGTATTCTGTGGaagaaaatgcattaatttatttttttactttgattactAAAGAatcatacaataataaatattgaccATGGACGTACTAGCTTGAGACATGGGGAATAAGCCTCTCTCGGACTCTGATGGCATTTGAACTCCATGCTGAGGTGTGCGAGAACGCCtagatcctgaaaaaaaaaattgaagctgATTAAAATTTAAAGACAGCTACTCCTGCAATAATGTCAATAAGTGAGGTAGGAGAATTGACAACTATGAAGAATGAAATGAATCATGGACTCACTGGATGAGGACTCCCGACTCTTTCTGCTCCCGGACTGTGATTGCTTTCGAACTCCACGCTGAGGTGTGCGAGAACCTATAGATCCTTaaagaaaaatttattaaataaaaaacagcattgaaGCTCATTGAAATCGTTTTTAAAGACACCTGCTCCTACAATAATGTCAATGAGTGAGGTAGGAGAATTGACAACTATGAAGAATGCAAATGATTAAGGACTCACTGGATGAGGATGCCCGACCTTTTCTGCTCCCGAACTTGCTTTTGAACTCCACACTGAGGTGTGTGAGAACGCCTATatcctaaaatgtttttattaaataaaacacagcatTGAAGCGCgttaaaaccattttttaaagaCAGCTACTCCTGCAATAATGTCAATAAGTGAGTTAGGAGAATTGACAACTATGAAGAATGAAATGAATCATGGACTCACTGGATGAGGACTCCCGACTCTTTCTGCTCCCGGACTGTGATTGCTTTCGAACTCCACGCTGAGATGTGCGAGAACGCCTAGACccttaacaacaaaaaaaaaaacctgcgttAAAGctcaatgaaatgtttttttttttttttgctcctgcAATAATGTCAATGAGTGAGGTAGGAGAAATGaagaatgcaataaaaaaaaatgtactagccaattaaacaatttttttttactgacttaACTGTCTGACTCTGGACTAAATGCTTCTAATGATTCAGACCTTGTGGGCGAACGGTGATGCGTTGGACAAGAACATCCCGAAACTGAAAAAGGAACAGAAATGGTTGAAACACTTTGTTTTGAACCCAGgcttaaaaatactttatattccATCAGCATTGTGAAcaagtagaataaaaaaaaaaaaaaaaggaaattactgTCTGAAGATGCAGGACTCTCTGGTTGTCTAATGGTGGTGTTAGCCAGTTCTGGGGGTGCAGGTAACTCGAGCAGCATTGCATTTTGTCCTGTGGTTAAAAGCAATTCCTTAACCAGAAGCAGTACAGCAACTTAAAATGACAGAAAACTCATATTGCCATCCATTTCCTGAAGTTTGATTACTGAATTATACCACTGGACCAGCCCAGCTATTTTACTCACTGTATCCTCTAGACAAGAACATGCACAATGAAATTAATCATGGTCAGATAATGATGAATACTAATACAGTTTACACAAACAACTTAAACTGTACTCACCCTTTTTCTTGTCTGGCAATGACTCATCCTCCTCAGGAGACAAATCTGACCCTGCCAATATTATATTTGTCACTTATGATATGTGATTGTTTACATTATACGCTCATTGTTTAATGCATGTCCTTAAATAGGACCAAATAAATTACCTTGAATATAATCTTCAAATTTCCTTCTTTTCTTCATTCTCTTTTGACTGACTGTGTCCTCCTCTTCGGTTTGAGCTGAGGTGTAATTATATTTTTCACACTCCTGTCGGCTTActaaaaatcaagaataaaaaaaCCCACTACTAACAATAGTAATACGTATTCGAGTATTATAGTGttgtaacaaattattaaattaaaattaaaaaaagccagaaataacattcaaaatattattttttttcacctgATGTCACTTTGACTTTTAGAAATTCAAAGCTTAACCAGTCCTCTTCTGGTTGTAAAAGGTGCTTATGTGCCACAGACACATTTTTTAAAGGCCATCGCACCACTTTGGTCTCTGTGTCAATCCAGTTCAATGGCAAAACTCCTTCCATCTGCTTCCCATTCTCCACCCAAACAGCCCGTGCGTATACCATTGCCTGAAACACAATTAGATAATTTAATTTAGAACTACACAGTGCactactatttttaataatagtaaatattacAAAAGTTATTTATGTTCATTTCCTGTGCTCCATTCCATGGAGGAGAGGAAAAAGGACATGCCCTTGTTCACAAGGGAGACAAACAACTTTCCGGTAAAGGTCTTTGGTTTGCAATAACTTTGTCTTTGTCTGTTTTCTTTGAACATAGACTATATTCAATAGCCTTGACTCACATGGCTTCTTAAAAAAGTCTCTTGTGTCCTTTTGGCTCAGCACAACATCACATACCAAAGTTCCATCTTGCCTTTTTTCCTTCACAAATGAAAGATTTTCATTGTGAAGCATAAAGCAGTGGTCTTTATCTTTGGTTGATATATAAAAACATGACCTTGTCTCTTGAGGCTTGTTGATGCCTTTCTTTGCATTTTCGATCTCACTTATCCGCTTTGTTACTTGAGCAATTGGATTGTGGCTATTTTTGaccaatttttttattacttgcaGATGATTTTCGAATGGGAAACATGAGATGTCATTTAGTGAACAGTTGAAGCGAGAAGCATCTTCATGCAGATGCAACAGGCAGTGCACATTGTAGACTGCAAATGTTTTTCCATAAAGGTCATCACACCTTTCAACAAAGTATTTTAGAAGCTCCTCAGCATATGCAATATATGAACGTTGTGTGTTCTCATCAGAGCTCAGCAGGATTGACAGAGCCACTGTCAATGTCAAAAAGTGAGTATACACTTCATGTGAAACTACATTTCGAAGAACATTTGGTCCAGTATATAAAACGAACTGTCGAAATTCAGTTGCTTTCCATCTATCCAGTTCCCTCAAACCCCTGGGCTGCCTTGCAAACTCACTTGGCATGGATCCATTCAGCTTGTTTAGTTTTTCTGAGATCTCATCTTTTTGTCTTGCAGATAGCCGGCACACTTTTGGACCCCGAGACAAAAAGACTAGAACACGTTTTACTACTCCTAAACAAATCAAATGCATATAGTCTAACACAAAAGAGCTCACGCAAGGTATGCCTGCATCAATAAGTGGGCTTTTTATAGTCTGGTGATCTTCATACAGTACTTGACTGAACTCCTCGTCTGTTCTTGCTCTAAAGCTCTCATGACTGTTAAAAACTACTATACCTTCCCACGATCCTTTGGCCAAACATCTTTCACAGCTGGAGTACCCATTGTGGTTTTTTACGCACTTTAAAAATGATCTTGCTGGTGCATCACATATAAAGGCCTTAAGGCTGATAGCATAAAGTTGACCTTCATACTCCATCCCAACAGCTTTGAGATGCTGAAACTCTTCCAAAAGGTCTTTGACAAAATCATCCAAAGGACTTGGCTTTGCTGTTCCACAGAAAAGTGCAACAATGAAAGGATCAAAAGTGTGAAACTGTGCCAATATGGGCCAAAATTGAACACTGTTTGATTTAAAAAGTGGTACGCCATCAATGTTCACACACAACTCAACAAGGTTTTGTGAAAAGGATTGGCACTGTGCAATCTTTAGTTTAATGCCTTGTTCTAAACCATAATAAATGTACTCCCCATTACATCTATAAAGACATTCAACGGTTTTGGGGGTTGAAAGGAGGGTGCGTGCATCCTTTGGCAGCTGGTGCCCATGTCTACGTAGGATGCCTAGTAGCTCATTCAATGACGTTTGAGTGACTGAATTACTTGTTGACCAAGTCCTTAAATCACAGCCAATATCTGGTGTATCACTGTCAGGGTGTAAACTCAGGATTTCAGGCTCAGAGTCAGAGGATTCTACATGCTCTGTGTATCCATAATCGCATTCATTATCTTGTACAACTTCTTGAAGTCCATCACCATCACTTCTATCACTTGGTAGCGAATGAATATCAAGGTTGTCATCACTATCCAACTGAGCAATGGAATTAActtctgcttttctttttctccaaCTTCTTAAGTATGTCATATCTGCAATAGTAATAGAAGTGTATGTTGACattgtaaattttttaaattgatttgatttttaaaacattattaaccaAGTTTTATAGTGTTTGCTAATTATAGGAGGTACATTTATGTGCAGACATCATGATGCTTGCTTCAATTTAAATGTAATCCTGGATTCTCTCAAGGACTGCCAACGTTTTGGAAGGATATCTTtcttgtaataatataatataagtaatatttgtGGTTCTTGAGATCAGTTTAATTCTCCATTCTCAAATATtttgatagaaatttcacaaatatataaattatataaataattggttagtcaaatatacaaaattattttagtgtttattttttgtacaacttatttttagaaaaaattatattttcaactcAAACAATCAAGTAAATTATATTCAgagattttcttaattttataaagTTAATTATTACTGAGATATTTTCTAAGCCACTGAATATTTTTTTAGAGTGTGTACTGTAGAGAAAATGCAAAGGCATATCAAGCTGCTCTGTCACAACCATGGCAACCAAAGTCCTGCACAGGTCAATTTTTGGAGACCCGCCCCCACAAAGTTCAGCACCAAGtgtattctgatgtaaaattaacggtcgcctgaggacgctcaaccatcttatctgagctcaaaacgctgcttgagagagtgtcaagatactaaaaataataaatacataattatgaacgtgtttatgtgtgtttatttttgttctcagtatgTTATTTATTGATCAGTAcgcatttaatgattatgaaagcattacaaaaaaat
This genomic interval carries:
- the LOC113051639 gene encoding protein SON-like yields the protein MVYARAVWVENGKQMEGVLPLNWIDTETKVVRWPLKNVSVAHKHLLQPEEDWLSFEFLKVKVTSVSRQECEKYNYTSAQTEEEDTVSQKRMKKRRKFEDYIQGSDLSPEEDESLPDKKKGQNAMLLELPAPPELANTTIRQPESPASSDISGCSCPTHHRSPTRSESLEAFSPESDRSRRSRTSQRGVRKQSQSGSRKSRESSSRSIGSRTPQRGVRKQSQSGSRKSRESSSRSRRSRTPQHGVQMPSESERGLFPMSQAKYQKLETFEDFAEEEARLKERNLWEQRAFHQQPNGCFQHEGAGSQ